One segment of Pandoraea pnomenusa DNA contains the following:
- a CDS encoding sugar phosphate isomerase/epimerase family protein, whose amino-acid sequence MSDATRGNGLTAATSVAPYVPPPAHKLSINTATVRQQWKLDAIIDGIARHGIRGISPWRDQVAELGLAETARRIRSHDLTVTGYCRGGMFPAADAAGRLAARDDNRRAVDEALSLGAQCLVLVVGGLPAGSKDIAGARDQVRDGIAALLDYSRGAGMPLAIEPLHPMYAADRACVNSLAHANDLCDELGDDGLGIAVDLYHVWWDPQLAAQIARAGKKRLLAFHICDWLVPTCDLLLDRGMMGDGVIDIPAARALVEAQGYAGMHEVEIFSSHDWWKRPPDEVLETCRARHLTCC is encoded by the coding sequence ATGAGCGACGCGACGCGAGGGAATGGGCTCACGGCGGCGACGTCGGTCGCGCCGTATGTGCCGCCGCCGGCGCACAAGCTGTCGATCAATACCGCGACGGTGCGCCAGCAGTGGAAGCTCGACGCCATCATCGACGGCATTGCCCGGCATGGCATTCGCGGGATTTCGCCCTGGCGCGACCAGGTGGCCGAGCTGGGACTGGCCGAAACGGCGCGCCGCATTCGCTCGCACGACCTGACCGTGACCGGCTATTGCCGCGGAGGGATGTTTCCCGCGGCGGACGCCGCAGGGCGACTGGCGGCGCGCGACGACAACCGGCGAGCGGTGGACGAAGCGTTGAGCCTGGGAGCGCAGTGTCTGGTGCTGGTCGTGGGCGGCCTGCCCGCGGGATCGAAGGACATCGCGGGCGCGCGTGATCAGGTGCGCGACGGTATCGCGGCGCTGCTCGATTACTCGCGCGGTGCGGGGATGCCGCTCGCCATCGAACCGCTGCACCCGATGTATGCCGCCGATCGTGCCTGCGTGAATTCGCTGGCACACGCCAACGATCTTTGCGACGAACTCGGCGACGACGGGCTGGGCATCGCCGTCGATCTCTATCACGTGTGGTGGGACCCGCAACTCGCGGCGCAGATCGCGCGTGCGGGGAAGAAGCGATTGCTCGCGTTTCACATCTGCGACTGGCTCGTGCCGACGTGCGACCTGTTGCTCGATCGGGGCATGATGGGCGACGGAGTGATCGATATTCCCGCCGCGCGCGCGCTGGTGGAGGCGCAAGGGTATGCCGGTATGCACGAGGTCGAGATATTTTCGTCGCATGACTGGTGGAAACGCCCGCCCGACGAGGTGCTCGAGACCTGCAGGGCGCGCCATCTGACGTGTTGCTGA
- a CDS encoding ABC transporter ATP-binding protein produces MIRFDGIAKTYETKEGAVRSLNPVSLDVAPGEFVSIVGPSGCGKSTLLKIAAGLLPATEGRLVVNGKAVDGPPDDIGMVFQSAVLLAWRDVLSNIMLQIEVRKLDRAKYLPRAKALIEMAGLTDFAHKLPWQLSGGMQQRAAICRALVHDPQILLMDEPFGALDAMTREKMNLELQRIWLSTGKTVLLITHSIPEAVFLSDRVVVMSERPGSIAAIYDVNLPRPRGLDVMGDPEFARLTRTIRSHFYAQGNLDE; encoded by the coding sequence ATGATTCGCTTCGATGGCATCGCCAAGACGTACGAGACCAAGGAGGGCGCCGTGCGCTCGCTCAATCCGGTCTCGCTCGACGTGGCGCCCGGCGAGTTCGTGTCGATCGTCGGCCCGAGCGGCTGCGGCAAGAGCACGCTGCTGAAGATCGCCGCCGGGCTGCTGCCCGCCACCGAGGGACGGCTCGTCGTCAACGGCAAGGCCGTGGACGGGCCGCCGGACGACATCGGCATGGTCTTCCAGAGTGCGGTGCTGCTGGCCTGGCGCGACGTCCTGTCGAACATCATGTTGCAGATCGAGGTGCGCAAGCTCGATCGCGCGAAGTATCTGCCCCGTGCCAAGGCGCTCATCGAGATGGCGGGACTCACGGACTTCGCGCACAAGCTGCCATGGCAACTGTCGGGTGGCATGCAGCAACGCGCCGCGATTTGCCGCGCACTCGTGCACGACCCGCAGATCCTGCTCATGGACGAGCCGTTCGGCGCGCTCGACGCCATGACGCGCGAAAAGATGAACCTGGAATTGCAGCGCATCTGGCTGTCGACCGGCAAGACGGTGCTGCTCATCACGCACAGTATTCCGGAAGCGGTGTTTCTGTCGGATCGCGTGGTGGTGATGTCGGAGCGCCCGGGCAGCATCGCGGCGATCTATGACGTGAACCTGCCGCGTCCGCGTGGGCTCGACGTCATGGGCGATCCGGAATTTGCCCGACTCACGCGCACGATCCGCTCGCATTTCTACGCGCAAGGAAATCTCGACGAGTGA
- a CDS encoding dihydrodipicolinate synthase family protein yields the protein MAPTLKLVDRDGQLVPFTVRTERTWRPSPSPRMNRIAYSAAHVVADPRSSADPWLTAALDWEATLAYRERLFSLGLGVAEAMDTAQRGMGLDWPTSLELIRRSVAQAKGHPGARIACGAGTDHLAPAPGLTLDDVIRAYEEQVEAVEAAGGRIILMASRALAALAKGPDDYLRVYERILRQVREPVILHWLGEMFDPALAGYWGHEDTDRAMDVCLQAIAAQPEKVDGIKISLLDKDKEIAMRRRLPKGVRMYTGDDFNYAELIAGDAQGHSDALLGIFDAIAPAASAALDALGRGDRATFDAILAPTVPLSRHIFAAPTRFYKSGVVFMAWINGHQDHFAMIGGQQSARSLWHYCELFRLATAAQLIEDPALATYRMKLWLAVNGVEA from the coding sequence ATGGCACCCACGCTCAAGTTGGTCGATCGCGACGGGCAGCTCGTGCCGTTTACCGTGCGCACGGAACGCACGTGGCGGCCGAGCCCGTCGCCGAGGATGAATCGCATCGCCTACTCCGCCGCGCACGTGGTCGCCGACCCCCGCTCGAGCGCCGATCCGTGGCTGACGGCGGCGCTCGATTGGGAGGCGACGCTGGCTTATCGGGAGCGCCTGTTTTCGTTGGGGCTCGGTGTGGCCGAGGCGATGGACACGGCGCAGCGCGGCATGGGGCTCGACTGGCCGACGTCGCTCGAATTGATCCGGCGCAGCGTGGCACAGGCGAAGGGGCATCCGGGGGCGCGCATCGCCTGCGGCGCCGGCACTGATCATCTGGCGCCGGCGCCGGGCCTCACGCTCGATGACGTGATCCGCGCCTACGAGGAGCAGGTCGAGGCCGTAGAGGCGGCGGGCGGCCGCATCATTCTGATGGCCAGCCGCGCGCTCGCGGCACTCGCGAAAGGGCCGGACGATTATCTGCGCGTGTACGAGCGGATTCTGCGTCAGGTGCGCGAGCCGGTGATTTTGCACTGGCTCGGCGAAATGTTCGATCCGGCACTTGCGGGCTATTGGGGACATGAAGATACCGATCGGGCCATGGACGTCTGTCTGCAAGCGATCGCGGCACAGCCCGAAAAGGTTGATGGCATCAAGATATCGTTGCTCGACAAGGACAAGGAAATTGCGATGCGGCGCCGTCTGCCCAAGGGGGTACGTATGTATACGGGCGACGATTTCAACTACGCGGAACTGATCGCGGGCGATGCCCAGGGGCATTCGGACGCCTTGCTCGGGATTTTCGATGCCATCGCGCCCGCAGCGTCGGCCGCGCTCGACGCACTCGGTCGGGGCGACCGCGCAACGTTCGATGCCATTCTGGCGCCGACCGTGCCGTTGTCGCGCCACATCTTCGCGGCACCCACGCGTTTCTACAAGTCGGGGGTGGTGTTCATGGCCTGGATCAATGGACATCAGGATCACTTCGCCATGATCGGCGGGCAGCAAAGTGCGCGCAGTCTCTGGCACTACTGCGAGCTGTTCCGGCTGGCGACCGCCGCGCAATTGATCGAAGACCCTGCGCTGGCCACCTATCGCATGAAGTTGTGGCTCGCCGTGAACGGGGTGGAAGCATGA
- a CDS encoding ABC transporter substrate-binding protein encodes MKRFLLPSLAAALLVTSAAASAQSSQTLRIAFADPLSSLDPQLNNHAGDRSVDLHFWDLLVENKWNKLQPGLAVSWKALDAKTWEFKLRPNVKWHDGQPFTAADVIYSYTRARNVPGSVATFAGYLRTIDTMSAPDPLTLVVKTRIPNPDLPLNLASVHIVSKHVGEKSNTDDYNAGRAMIGTGPFKYVSYTPGDRVEMVRNDNYWAGKSEWEKVDYRYVNNGAARTAALLAGDVDVIDKVSASDIPRLKKSPNVTVYPYPGLRVMLLQPSFREGSNPYITDNAGKPLAKNPLLDVRVRRALSLAINRDAIVTRIMQGTASVANQWMPKDTFGYNPEVKDIPFDAAQARKLLAEAGFPEGFKLTMHVPNDRYPQGPETAQAVAQFWTRIGVKTQVEVVPWAVYSGRANKNEYAMSMLAWGNGTGEASYALVNVLATVDAKKGLGASNWGHYSNPAVDKALDTSTSEFDEGKREAILRQSVKLVSDDVGVIPLYHYQNIWAARKGLKVTPFTSDRTVAMQVTKVAK; translated from the coding sequence ATGAAACGCTTCTTGTTGCCCTCGCTGGCTGCCGCGCTGCTCGTCACGAGCGCTGCGGCTTCGGCCCAGTCTTCCCAGACGCTGCGCATCGCGTTCGCCGACCCGCTGTCGTCGCTCGATCCGCAACTGAACAATCACGCCGGTGACCGCTCGGTGGATCTGCATTTCTGGGATCTGCTCGTCGAGAACAAGTGGAACAAGCTGCAACCGGGGCTGGCGGTGTCGTGGAAGGCGCTCGACGCGAAGACGTGGGAGTTCAAGCTGCGCCCCAACGTGAAGTGGCACGACGGCCAGCCGTTTACCGCCGCCGACGTCATCTACTCGTACACGCGTGCGCGCAATGTGCCGGGCAGCGTGGCGACCTTCGCCGGCTACCTGCGTACCATCGACACAATGAGCGCGCCAGACCCGCTCACGCTCGTGGTGAAGACCAGGATTCCGAATCCGGATCTGCCGCTCAATCTGGCGTCGGTGCATATCGTGAGCAAGCATGTAGGCGAAAAATCCAACACCGACGACTACAACGCGGGACGCGCCATGATCGGCACCGGTCCGTTCAAGTATGTCTCGTACACGCCGGGCGACCGCGTGGAGATGGTGCGTAACGACAACTACTGGGCGGGCAAGTCGGAGTGGGAAAAAGTCGACTACCGCTACGTCAACAACGGCGCCGCGCGCACGGCGGCCCTGCTCGCGGGCGACGTCGACGTGATCGACAAGGTGTCGGCCTCCGACATCCCGCGCCTGAAGAAGTCGCCGAACGTGACCGTCTACCCGTACCCGGGCCTGCGCGTGATGCTGCTGCAACCGAGCTTCCGCGAAGGCAGCAACCCGTACATCACGGACAATGCCGGCAAGCCGCTCGCGAAGAACCCGCTGCTCGACGTGCGCGTGCGCCGCGCGCTCTCGCTCGCGATCAATCGCGATGCCATCGTCACGCGCATCATGCAGGGTACGGCGAGCGTGGCCAACCAGTGGATGCCGAAGGACACGTTCGGCTACAACCCCGAGGTGAAGGACATTCCGTTCGATGCCGCGCAGGCCAGGAAGCTGCTCGCTGAAGCCGGCTTCCCCGAGGGTTTCAAGCTGACCATGCACGTGCCGAACGACCGCTATCCGCAGGGCCCGGAAACGGCGCAGGCCGTGGCGCAGTTCTGGACGCGCATCGGTGTGAAGACGCAGGTGGAAGTGGTGCCGTGGGCCGTGTACTCGGGCCGCGCGAACAAGAATGAGTACGCCATGTCGATGCTCGCCTGGGGTAACGGAACCGGTGAAGCCAGCTACGCGCTCGTGAACGTGCTCGCCACCGTCGACGCCAAGAAAGGGCTCGGGGCATCGAACTGGGGTCACTACAGCAATCCGGCCGTGGACAAGGCGCTCGACACGTCAACCTCGGAATTCGACGAGGGCAAGCGCGAAGCGATTCTGCGCCAGTCGGTCAAGCTCGTATCGGACGACGTCGGCGTGATCCCGCTGTACCACTATCAAAACATCTGGGCCGCGCGCAAGGGCCTGAAGGTGACGCCGTTCACGAGCGATCGCACCGTCGCGATGCAAGTGACCAAGGTCGCCAAGTGA
- a CDS encoding serine/threonine protein kinase yields MNTELPHAGDGHAHPFSALLPDTVIAAVEQLGSFSDGRLLALNSYENRVYQVGMEDGPPLIAKFYRPERWTDEAILEEHAFTQTLADNEIPVVAPLVIGGRTLHRFDGFRFALFPRRGGRAPELQDPDTLNWLGRFLGRIHAVGAVQPFAHRLTLDIVSYGRAPIDYLWSSDFIPRDLRDAWRAIADLALDGVARAYERAGDVKLLRVHGDCHGGNVLWTDAGPHFVDFDDTCMAPAMQDLWMLLSGTRAEMTVQLDEVLSGYEDFAEFNPRELHLTEALRTLRLLHYSAWLARRWDDPAFPAAFPWFNTQRYWQDRILELREQVALMDEPPLVWR; encoded by the coding sequence ATGAACACCGAACTCCCGCACGCCGGCGACGGCCATGCCCATCCCTTCTCCGCCTTGCTGCCCGACACTGTCATTGCCGCCGTCGAGCAACTGGGAAGTTTCAGCGATGGGCGTCTGCTCGCGCTCAATAGTTACGAGAACCGCGTCTATCAGGTAGGGATGGAAGACGGCCCGCCGCTGATCGCCAAGTTCTATCGTCCGGAGCGCTGGACCGACGAGGCCATTCTGGAAGAGCATGCCTTCACCCAAACGCTCGCCGACAATGAAATTCCCGTGGTCGCGCCGCTCGTCATCGGGGGACGCACCTTGCATCGTTTCGATGGCTTTCGCTTCGCCCTCTTTCCGCGTCGCGGCGGACGCGCCCCCGAGTTGCAGGATCCGGACACGCTGAACTGGCTCGGACGCTTCCTCGGCCGCATCCACGCCGTGGGTGCCGTGCAGCCCTTCGCTCACCGCCTGACGCTGGACATCGTCAGCTACGGCCGCGCGCCGATCGATTACCTGTGGTCAAGCGACTTCATCCCACGCGACCTGCGGGACGCATGGCGCGCCATCGCCGACTTGGCGCTCGACGGCGTAGCCCGCGCCTACGAACGGGCGGGAGACGTGAAACTGCTGCGCGTGCATGGCGACTGCCACGGAGGCAATGTGTTATGGACGGACGCAGGCCCGCATTTTGTCGACTTCGACGACACATGCATGGCGCCCGCCATGCAGGACTTGTGGATGCTGCTCTCGGGCACCCGTGCGGAGATGACCGTCCAGCTTGACGAAGTGCTTTCCGGCTACGAGGACTTTGCGGAATTCAATCCCCGTGAACTCCACCTGACCGAAGCACTGCGAACGCTTCGCCTGTTGCACTACAGCGCCTGGTTGGCCCGCCGCTGGGACGACCCCGCGTTCCCCGCAGCTTTCCCGTGGTTCAACACACAACGCTACTGGCAGGATCGCATTCTGGAGTTGCGCGAGCAGGTCGCGCTGATGGACGAACCACCGCTCGTCTGGCGCTGA
- a CDS encoding Gfo/Idh/MocA family protein has protein sequence MATLRIGIIMHGVTGRMGMNQHLIRSIVEIRKQGGVTLANGDRLLPDPILVGRNAERIAALARQYGIERWSVDLDKALANPDDTVFFDAATTQARPALLKRAVQAGKHIYCEKPVATNLAEALDLYRAARAAGVKHGVVQDKLWLPGLRKLQLLNDAGFFGQVLSVRGEFGYWVFEGDLQPTQRPSWNYRSEDGGGIILDMLCHWRYVLDNVFGKVRSVSCLGATHIPQRWDEQGKPYRATADDAAYATFELENGVIVQLNSSWCVRVRRDDLVTFQVDGTHGSAVAGLTDCWTQSRVNTPKPVWNPDVRQTHDFFDDWVKVPDTTVYDNAFKVQWELFLRHVAGEGEFRWNLLEGAKGVQLVELGLQSWKERRWLDVPELTGREGA, from the coding sequence ATGGCAACGCTTAGAATCGGCATCATCATGCACGGCGTGACCGGGCGCATGGGCATGAATCAGCATCTGATCCGCTCCATCGTGGAGATTCGCAAACAGGGCGGCGTGACGCTCGCCAATGGCGACCGGCTGTTGCCGGACCCGATTCTGGTCGGCCGCAACGCCGAGAGAATCGCGGCCCTCGCGCGTCAGTACGGTATCGAGCGTTGGAGCGTGGACCTCGACAAGGCGCTCGCCAACCCCGACGACACGGTGTTCTTCGACGCGGCAACGACGCAGGCGCGTCCCGCGCTGCTCAAGCGCGCCGTGCAGGCGGGCAAGCACATCTACTGCGAGAAGCCGGTCGCCACCAACCTCGCCGAAGCGCTGGATCTTTACCGGGCGGCGCGGGCCGCCGGCGTGAAGCATGGCGTGGTGCAGGACAAGCTCTGGCTGCCGGGGCTGCGCAAGCTGCAACTGCTCAACGATGCGGGATTCTTCGGACAGGTGCTGTCCGTGCGCGGCGAGTTCGGCTACTGGGTGTTCGAGGGCGATCTGCAACCGACCCAGCGGCCGTCGTGGAATTATCGCAGCGAGGACGGCGGCGGCATCATCCTCGATATGCTCTGTCATTGGCGCTATGTGCTGGACAACGTCTTCGGCAAGGTCCGGAGCGTGTCGTGCCTGGGCGCCACGCACATCCCGCAGCGCTGGGACGAGCAGGGCAAGCCGTATCGCGCCACCGCCGACGACGCGGCCTATGCCACGTTCGAGCTCGAGAACGGCGTGATCGTGCAACTGAACAGTTCATGGTGCGTGCGCGTGCGTCGAGACGACCTCGTGACGTTCCAGGTTGACGGCACGCACGGCTCGGCGGTCGCCGGACTGACCGACTGCTGGACCCAGTCGCGCGTGAATACGCCCAAGCCGGTGTGGAATCCGGACGTGCGCCAGACGCACGATTTCTTCGACGACTGGGTGAAGGTGCCCGACACGACGGTCTACGACAATGCGTTCAAGGTGCAGTGGGAACTCTTCCTGCGCCACGTGGCTGGCGAGGGCGAGTTCCGTTGGAACCTGCTCGAAGGTGCGAAGGGCGTGCAGCTCGTCGAACTGGGGCTGCAAAGCTGGAAGGAGCGCCGCTGGCTCGACGTGCCGGAACTCACCGGTCGCGAAGGAGCGTAA
- a CDS encoding transporter, with protein MKKYVIPAAIVTIAALAPLAAQAANPLVTDDTGTQDTGNWQLELNSEWLTLPTARQQQWTNTLTYGVLPNLDLALQAPYQRTRPDGDGWTSGLTDLTLQAKWRFIETAQWSLGLKPFVTLPTASQERNLGNGRATTGANLLMQYNLDRWTFLANAGYTWNNNSIGNRRNLWNASTAVLFSVTDELRLAADIGIATNTDTSTQTKPAYALVGAIYSPTKDLDLDVGYKRGLNPTSLAHSVQAGVTIRW; from the coding sequence ATGAAGAAGTATGTGATTCCGGCGGCGATCGTGACAATCGCCGCCCTCGCACCGCTCGCCGCCCAGGCCGCGAACCCGCTGGTCACGGACGACACCGGTACGCAGGACACCGGCAACTGGCAGCTCGAACTGAACAGCGAGTGGCTGACGCTGCCCACGGCCCGGCAACAACAGTGGACGAACACGCTTACTTACGGCGTGCTGCCCAATCTCGACCTAGCGCTCCAGGCACCTTACCAGCGAACCCGCCCTGACGGCGACGGCTGGACCAGCGGCTTGACCGATCTGACGTTGCAGGCGAAATGGCGCTTCATCGAGACGGCGCAATGGAGCCTCGGCCTGAAGCCCTTCGTCACGTTGCCCACGGCGAGCCAGGAGCGGAATCTGGGCAATGGCCGCGCGACGACCGGCGCGAACCTGCTGATGCAATACAACCTGGATCGCTGGACGTTCCTGGCCAATGCGGGCTACACGTGGAACAACAACAGCATCGGCAACCGTCGGAATCTGTGGAACGCGTCCACGGCCGTGCTCTTCAGCGTGACGGACGAGTTGCGGCTTGCCGCCGACATCGGCATTGCCACCAACACAGACACCTCCACGCAGACGAAGCCTGCCTACGCGCTGGTGGGCGCCATCTACAGCCCGACGAAAGACCTCGATCTGGACGTGGGCTACAAGCGCGGCCTGAACCCCACGTCGCTCGCGCACTCGGTGCAGGCGGGGGTCACCATACGCTGGTGA
- a CDS encoding metal-dependent hydrolase, with product MQSRSHLIFGIGATWLMHRTGWAASVHAWPLTLVGALLPDIDHPKSLLGRRIAPVSFAISGVFGHRGMTHSLLLPLLMLAACVYHWGRIPPWMLALCAGYLSHLLADWLTPSGVPLCWPLRTRFRSPLYVTTGSAAEGCVAAALAFAMWRWW from the coding sequence ATGCAATCCAGAAGTCATCTCATTTTCGGTATCGGCGCGACGTGGCTCATGCATCGCACCGGGTGGGCCGCCAGCGTCCACGCGTGGCCGTTGACGCTCGTCGGTGCGCTGCTGCCCGATATCGATCACCCAAAAAGCCTGCTGGGGCGGCGCATCGCGCCCGTTTCGTTCGCGATCTCCGGGGTGTTCGGTCACCGCGGTATGACGCATTCGCTGCTGCTGCCGCTGCTCATGCTGGCGGCATGCGTGTATCACTGGGGACGGATACCCCCCTGGATGCTCGCGCTATGTGCGGGATATCTGTCGCATTTGCTCGCGGACTGGTTGACCCCGTCCGGTGTGCCGCTTTGCTGGCCGCTGCGAACGCGCTTTCGTTCGCCGCTCTATGTGACCACGGGCTCCGCCGCCGAGGGATGTGTGGCCGCGGCTCTCGCATTCGCCATGTGGCGTTGGTGGTGA
- a CDS encoding peroxidase-related enzyme (This protein belongs to a clade of uncharacterized proteins related to peroxidases such as the alkylhydroperoxidase AhpD.) has product MSDIIRSHGFTNESLDWDAWLDVVALENATPEQVAVLEESHPKAKTSDYYLFLVHQPEILRQRSAAFNAIMYAPGGMPRAERELSTTVVSRINGCVYCASVHAQRFEQLAKRNDVIREVFDDPRTAGTTEREKAIAQFSIALTEKPGDVRPEQLQALRDVGLTDAEMLDLIHSIAIFAWANRLMLNLGEPVFPATEPA; this is encoded by the coding sequence ATGAGCGACATCATCCGTTCTCACGGCTTCACCAACGAGTCGCTCGATTGGGACGCATGGCTCGATGTCGTCGCGCTCGAGAACGCGACGCCGGAACAGGTCGCGGTACTCGAAGAGAGCCACCCCAAGGCGAAGACGTCGGATTACTACCTCTTTCTCGTGCATCAACCGGAAATCCTTCGTCAGCGCTCGGCCGCGTTCAACGCCATCATGTACGCACCAGGCGGCATGCCGCGCGCTGAACGCGAGCTGTCTACGACGGTCGTCTCGCGCATCAATGGGTGTGTGTATTGCGCGTCGGTGCATGCACAGCGTTTCGAGCAGTTGGCCAAGCGAAACGATGTGATTCGTGAAGTGTTCGACGATCCACGTACGGCGGGGACGACCGAGCGGGAGAAAGCCATCGCGCAATTCTCGATTGCGTTGACGGAAAAGCCCGGCGACGTACGGCCCGAGCAATTGCAGGCGCTGCGTGACGTTGGTTTGACGGACGCGGAGATGCTTGACCTGATTCACTCCATTGCCATTTTCGCTTGGGCGAATCGCCTGATGCTGAATCTGGGTGAACCGGTATTCCCGGCGACCGAACCGGCGTGA
- a CDS encoding ABC transporter substrate-binding protein: MARVVRAMATFAAGAALALGMASAAQARDKVTLMLNWYTYGEHAPFYLGVERGYFAAENIDLDIQEGRGSAVTVQAVAAGSTTLGYADVSTMIKAAAKGAPVVTVGVMLQKSPASVMGFAEKNIVKPADIKGRTVAMTPGDSLSQLWPVYLKANHLSDDDYKPVSGDATTKRNAVVNGRADLLLGNVNDQKPIIEEITGKPVRALLFADSGVNPLNGGIIARKDMLKSNPDLLRRFLRAATRSVQAATQSPQDAVNAMLKINPKAGKPETLAKSWNATIPLLHTASTQNLPPLRFDPRDMAATLDLMVRYGGVDAATAGKPEDYYSLEFLPK, from the coding sequence ATGGCTCGCGTCGTTCGCGCGATGGCGACGTTTGCGGCCGGCGCCGCGCTGGCCCTGGGCATGGCGTCGGCGGCCCAGGCCCGCGACAAGGTCACGCTGATGCTCAACTGGTACACGTACGGTGAGCACGCACCGTTCTATCTCGGCGTCGAGCGCGGATACTTCGCCGCGGAGAACATCGATCTAGATATCCAGGAAGGGCGCGGGTCCGCCGTCACGGTGCAGGCGGTCGCAGCCGGGTCGACCACGCTCGGCTATGCCGACGTGAGCACGATGATCAAGGCGGCCGCCAAGGGCGCACCGGTCGTGACCGTGGGTGTGATGCTGCAAAAGAGCCCGGCCTCGGTCATGGGCTTCGCCGAGAAGAACATCGTGAAGCCGGCCGACATCAAGGGCCGCACGGTGGCCATGACGCCCGGCGATTCGCTCTCGCAGCTCTGGCCTGTCTACCTGAAGGCGAACCATCTGAGCGACGACGATTACAAGCCAGTGTCGGGCGACGCCACGACCAAGCGCAATGCCGTGGTCAACGGCCGTGCCGATCTGCTGCTCGGCAACGTGAACGACCAGAAGCCGATCATCGAGGAGATTACCGGCAAGCCCGTGCGCGCCTTGCTCTTCGCTGACTCGGGCGTCAACCCGCTCAATGGCGGCATCATCGCGCGCAAGGACATGCTCAAGTCGAACCCCGATCTGCTGCGCCGGTTCCTGCGTGCCGCGACCAGGTCGGTGCAGGCCGCCACGCAGTCGCCGCAGGACGCCGTGAACGCCATGCTCAAGATCAATCCGAAGGCGGGCAAGCCGGAGACGCTCGCCAAGAGCTGGAACGCCACGATCCCGCTGCTGCATACGGCCAGCACGCAGAACCTGCCGCCGCTGCGCTTCGATCCCAGGGACATGGCCGCCACGCTCGATCTGATGGTCCGTTATGGCGGCGTGGACGCGGCCACGGCGGGCAAGCCCGAAGACTACTACTCGCTGGAGTTCCTGCCGAAATGA
- a CDS encoding ABC transporter permease: MAQATPLVRKVFESRAFRPIALIAIIVIGWELAIQLFHIKPYLVPDPLVVIRQLVTDFPKLWQDTLITTYATVGGFVLSALIGVPLAMLIAYSRLVESYVYPLLVFSQSIPKIAIAPLLVVWFGFGIVPKIVTAFLLGFFPVVVSTVMGFKSVDRDMIDLVRSMKASRLQTFLKISLPFAMPSIFSGLKVSVTLAVVGAVVGEFVGANSGIGYVLQVANGNFDLPLMFAALILLSLVGVVLFVLVDVVERLMIPWHASHRDDYYVST, encoded by the coding sequence CATCATCGTCATCGGCTGGGAGCTGGCCATTCAGCTCTTTCACATCAAGCCGTATCTCGTGCCCGATCCGCTCGTCGTCATCCGGCAACTGGTCACCGATTTCCCGAAGCTCTGGCAGGACACGCTGATCACCACTTATGCCACGGTCGGCGGTTTCGTGCTGTCCGCGCTGATCGGCGTGCCCCTGGCCATGCTCATCGCGTACTCGCGGCTCGTGGAGAGCTACGTCTATCCGTTGCTCGTGTTTTCTCAATCAATCCCGAAGATCGCCATCGCGCCGCTGCTCGTCGTGTGGTTCGGGTTCGGCATCGTGCCCAAGATCGTGACCGCCTTCCTGCTCGGCTTCTTCCCGGTCGTCGTCTCGACGGTGATGGGTTTCAAGTCGGTCGACCGCGACATGATCGACCTGGTGCGCTCGATGAAGGCAAGCCGCTTGCAGACCTTTCTCAAGATCAGCCTGCCGTTCGCCATGCCGAGCATCTTCAGCGGCCTGAAGGTCTCCGTGACGCTGGCGGTCGTGGGTGCCGTGGTCGGTGAATTCGTCGGGGCCAACTCTGGCATCGGCTACGTGCTGCAGGTTGCCAACGGCAACTTCGACCTGCCGCTGATGTTCGCGGCACTCATCCTGCTCTCGCTCGTCGGCGTGGTGCTTTTCGTGCTCGTCGACGTGGTTGAGCGCCTGATGATTCCCTGGCACGCCTCGCATCGCGACGACTACTACGTCAGTACCTGA